The Equus asinus isolate D_3611 breed Donkey chromosome 15, EquAss-T2T_v2, whole genome shotgun sequence genome includes a window with the following:
- the LOC123277205 gene encoding uncharacterized protein C16orf52 homolog B-like has translation MDKLTIISGCLFLAADIFAIASIANTDWINTGESAGALTVGLVRQCQTIHGRDRTCIPPGLPPEWVTTLFFIIMGIISLTVTCGLLVASHWRREATKYAPWIAFTGMILFCMAALIFPIGFYINEVGGQPYKLPNNTVVGSSYVLFVLSIFFTIVGLLFAGKVCLPG, from the coding sequence ATGGATAAACTGACCATCATCTCAGGATGTCTCTTTCTGGCCGCCGATATCTTCGCCATCGCCAGCATCGCCAACACGGACTGGATCAACACCGGGGAGTCGGCGGGAGCACTCACTGTGGGCCTTGTGCGACAGTGTCAAACAATCCATGGACGAGACCGGACGTGCATCCCACCTGGGCTTCCCCCAGAGTGGGTCACCACACTGTTTTTTATCATCATGGGAATCATTTCATTGACTGTCACATGTGGTTTGCTGGTGGCTTCCCACTGGCGAAGAGAAGCTACAAAATACGCTCCATGGATAGCATTCACTGGAATGATCCTTTTCTGTATGGCTGCCCTAATATTTCCGATAGGATTTTACATCAATGAAGTTGGAGGTCAACCTTATAAATTACCCAACAACACAGTAGTTGGGTCATCATATGTACTTTTTGTCTTATCAATTTTCTTTACAATAGTAGGACTTCTATTTGCTGGCAAAGTTTGTTTACCAGGCTGA